A region of the Microcoleus sp. AS-A8 genome:
TCGCCCTTTTTCAGGCGGCTTAGGGGGATGGTGCAAGATGTGAGTCTACATCAGATACGCTTTCATGAGCGCTTTAATTTGAGGCAGAGACGCGGCGATCGCTTCCGGACTCGGCTGCGTTTTTTGCCACGAATCACGCGCCATTAAACGCTCAGACCAAGCCTGAATTTTTGGATAGTCATCCAGCGATACACCCATACTTGGAAGCTGAGGCACGACTGTTCCAGCAGCAATATCACCCAGGGTTAGGAATTCGCTACCAAAATAGGGAGAATCACCGAGTAAGCTTTCAAAGAAAGTCAGTACCGAGAGAACTTTCTGATGAGCCTTCTCCAACTTTTCGGCTTCATTTTCCAATACACCCAGCGCCTGACTCGTCAACCGAATCGTGGGAGGCAAGAGTTCATTAATTGTGACGAGTTCCACCATGCGTACAGTTGCGATTGCTTTGGCATCAGTAGGCATAAGTGATGGCGTAGGGTACTTGGCTTCCAAGTAGTCAAGAATAGCCAAAGATTCGACTACCCTAAAGTCATCATCGACTAAAACAGGAATATGGTGAAAGGGATTAAGTTTCAGAAACTCTTCTTGATATTGATCGCCATCTAATTTAAGTATAACTTCCTCAAAAGAAAGACTTTTTTCCAGGAGGGTAATCCAGACCCGACGAGAGTTTGCAGACAGAGGGATATGATAAAGCTTCAACATATTGATGCCTTTAAAGTTTTTTAAACATCACTTTCTAAAAGTCAATATCTCAGGAAATTAAATGTTGACTAAACCAT
Encoded here:
- a CDS encoding glutathione S-transferase family protein; translation: MLKLYHIPLSANSRRVWITLLEKSLSFEEVILKLDGDQYQEEFLKLNPFHHIPVLVDDDFRVVESLAILDYLEAKYPTPSLMPTDAKAIATVRMVELVTINELLPPTIRLTSQALGVLENEAEKLEKAHQKVLSVLTFFESLLGDSPYFGSEFLTLGDIAAGTVVPQLPSMGVSLDDYPKIQAWSERLMARDSWQKTQPSPEAIAASLPQIKALMKAYLM